The window AAGCCACTGTTCTGGACCGGGCTCCGTGAGCTGATGACTCCAAGGGGCGCGGAAGCTGACGAGACTGTGCACAGCTTTGCAGAGAGGCGTCTGGGACCAGAGGTGACCCTGCTATAGAGCTctctaaaattctcttttctgCAACTAAACCTGAGGCCAGGTCAGCATCCCTACTGTGTAGCATTCAAGCACCCCAAAGGCACTGGAAACATTTCCCCACTGCACACCTCTCCCATGGAGAACCAAAAAGCCTTAAACTGGAGGTGAACCTTCTTTCCTAGCCCTTCTGTTCGGGAAGGTGCAAAGCCCCACAGAACCAGAGGTCTAATGCCGTTTCCATTCTTGTCTTTTTCTGAAGGTGGCGTCCATCGCCATGGACAGTCTTTGTCGAGGAGTATTTGCAGGAGATAGTAGAGTTCTCAGTGTCCGCTCCTGTTTCCCCAGTCTCTTTCAGGCTGAACAGAGTCATCGATCTATTCTTCTGGGGTTGCTGCTGGGTGCAGGTGAGGAGGTGCAGCCCCAAGGAATGATTGGTGGATTTGGAGCCAGTAGCTGAAGGAGAAGCTGGGGAAAATGGTGACATATGTTCCCTCACTTCTCTAGGGCAGAGCCCCCAGCTAGATTCACCTCTGATCAGTCAGGCCAGAGCTGAGCGATGGAGTCAATGGTCTCTTCGGGGAGGGCTGGAGACACTGCCTGAGACCTTGGGCACCTATCTGATTCATCAAGGAGTCGACATTCTAAAGGGTCAGGCAGTTTGTGGACTCAACTTCCAGGGAGGTCGATGGCAGGTAAAAATGGTTCTAGATATAAatggttataaatataaaatgtaaacataaaaatataaaaatggttcTTGGGGCTGACTGGCTATGTCTCTTTCTCATTGGGTCTGTCTCCTTGCTCAGGAGACTTACATGGTAGGGCAGAGAATACTTTTAGTCCCTATTGACCTCAACTTAGATGTATCTCTTTCTTTGGTGTGATCCCTGACCGATAAGCTATGAATAGCTGTTAAACCGCCTGCTTAACTTTGATGTACTCTAGGATGGAAGGGTGCTTGTGAGAACATCAGGTGCTCCAGGTTTCACTGCAAGTTTCAGTAAGAGGCATCCATCCTCTTTGCAATGTGCAGGGATGTCTGTGAACATTAGAATATGCTATTTGTGAGGGAAGATGAACATGTAGGAAGGGTGTTGCCATAGAGTACAGATCTTTctctacacccccccccaaaaaaaagctgaGCTACACCTCTGATCTATCTTCTGGTCTCTCTCAGGTATCTCTGGAAGATAGCAACCTGGAGGCTGATCACATCATTAGTGCTGTCCCTGCTGCAGGTAGTGGGGTGAGCGGGTACACCCCCTGGGTGGTAGGGGGCAGTGTTCTCCACACTCTGGGGCGGGATTGAGGAATAAaccttttattatcttttctatctttccagGGATTGGTGGGTGGGAGCTCTTCCTTAGAGTAAAGGGCCGATGACCATGTGTCTCTCTCCTTCCAGTGCTAAGTGAGCTACTTCCCTCTGAGGCAGCACCTCTGGCCCAGGCCCTAGCCCCTATTCGAGCTGTATCTGTGGCTGTGGTGAATTTGCAGTATCAGGGGGTTCATCTGCCTGTCCAGGTAAGAGGAAACAAGGAGGAACTTTGGAATAAGAAAACAtggtgggggggtggctaggtggtgcagtggataaagcacaggcccaggagtcaggagtacctgggttcaaatgcgacctcagacacttaataattacctaaccgagtggccttggacaagccacttaaccccattgccttgaaaaatctaaaaaaaaaccaaaaccccaaaacatacaaacaaaaaaaacatggGCATGTCTGAGATTGCT is drawn from Macrotis lagotis isolate mMagLag1 chromosome 5, bilby.v1.9.chrom.fasta, whole genome shotgun sequence and contains these coding sequences:
- the PPOX gene encoding protoporphyrinogen oxidase isoform X2, with product MVSELGLDSAVLPVPGNHPAAQNRFLYVGGTLHPLPTGLRGLFLPAPPFTKPLFWTGLRELMTPRGAEADETVHSFAERRLGPEVASIAMDSLCRGVFAGDSRVLSVRSCFPSLFQAEQSHRSILLGLLLGAGQSPQLDSPLISQARAERWSQWSLRGGLETLPETLGTYLIHQGVDILKGQAVCGLNFQGGRWQVSLEDSNLEADHIISAVPAAVLSELLPSEAAPLAQALAPIRAVSVAVVNLQYQGVHLPVQGFGHLVPSSEDPGVLGIVYDSVAFPEQDGCHSSLRVTVMLGGAWLQALEDAGHELPQKLFQQEAQEAVATQLGLKEPPTQSLVSLHKSCIPQYTLGHWQRLEAAAQFLGNHQLPLSLAGASYEGVSVNDCIESGRRAAAHVLNTNFDH
- the PPOX gene encoding protoporphyrinogen oxidase isoform X3; its protein translation is MDSLCRGVFAGDSRVLSVRSCFPSLFQAEQSHRSILLGLLLGAGQSPQLDSPLISQARAERWSQWSLRGGLETLPETLGTYLIHQGVDILKGQAVCGLNFQGGRWQVSLEDSNLEADHIISAVPAAVLSELLPSEAAPLAQALAPIRAVSVAVVNLQYQGVHLPVQGFGHLVPSSEDPGVLGIVYDSVAFPEQDGCHSSLRVTVMLGGAWLQALEDAGHELPQKLFQQEAQEAVATQLGLKEPPTQSLVSLHKSCIPQYTLGHWQRLEAAAQFLGNHQLPLSLAGASYEGVSVNDCIESGRRAAAHVLNTNFDH